ATCAAACGCTGAAACCGAACGAGGTTATAGGGGTTTCAGCCCCAATTCAACCCGTCGTTTACCAACGCCGATTTAGGATTGCTGTAGAGACTTTAAAAGTAGCAGCTTTAAAAGTAGCAGCTTTAAAAGTAGAGATTTTCCTGCTACAAGCCCCTGCCCTCCCCCGATCCCTGGATTCCCTATGGACATTATCCTTTGCCACACCACCGCCGACTTTGACACCCTGGGGGCAGCGGTGGGCTTGAGTCGCCTGTTACCGGGATCCCGCATTGTCCTGGCAGGGGGTGCCCATCCCACAGTGCGAGATTTTCTGGCCCTACACCGGGATGAATATGCCCTAGTGGAACGGCGATCGGTCAATCCCCAGCAGATCACCGGTCTTCATGTGGTGGATACCCAGTGGCGATCGCGGCTGGGGAAAACCGCAGACTGGTTAGACCTGCCCCAGGTAGAAATCCGGGTCTATGACCACCATGGGGGCGGCGATCGCCCCGCCAGCTCCGACATTGCCGCCAGCCACCGCTGGGTTGAAGCCGTGGGAGCCGCCACCACCTTGATCGTTGAACAGCTCCAAAGCCAGAGCATTGCCCTCAACCCCATCGAGTCCACCGTCATGGCCCTGGGGATCCATGTCGATACAGGCTCCCTCACCTTTGACCACAGCACCGCGCGGGATGCAGCGGCCCTAGCCTGGTTAATGGCCCAGGGGGCAACGGTGGCCATGGTGGCCGAGTATGTCAACCCCAGCTTTTCCCAGCCCCTCCAGGCACTGTTGACCCAAGCCCTCGATCGCCTCCACAGCGAAACCTACCATAACCACAGCATTGCTTGGGTTACCTTGGATTTACCAGAATTTTTACCGGGACTATCCAACCTCACCGCCCAACTGCGGGAACTGACGGACAGCTCAGCCCTGCTGCTGGGGGTGACCTATCCCGCCAAGGGGGAAGGACGGCGGGGGGTGGTGATTGGTCGATCGGCCATTGAGGGCACCGACTTGGGGCACCTGTTCCAAACCTGGGGCGGGGGGGGCCATGGCAAAGCCGCCTCCCTGACCCTGCGGGAACCGGACTTACCTCTAGTCCTAACTCAGTTGCGCCAAGGCTTAATCGCCCAAATTCCCGACCCCCTCAGTGCCAGAGAGCTAATGTCCTCCCCTGTGCGCACCATTCGCCCCAGCACCTCCATTACCGAAGCCCAGCGCATTCTCCTGCGCTATGGTCACTCTGGGTTATCGGTGGTCAACAAGGCAGGGGAACTGGTGGGCATTATTTCCCGGCGGGACTTGGATCTGGCCCTCCACCATGGCTTTGGCCATGCACCCGTCAAGGGCTATATGACCCTCAACCCCAAAACCATCACCCCCGACACCTCCCTGCCCGCCATTGAGGATCTGATGGTGACCTATGACATTGGTCGCCTGCCCGTGCTGCAAGGGGACGATCGCCATCCCGATCGCCATCCCGATCGCCGCCAACTGGTGGGCATTGTCACCCGCACCGATGTCCTGCGCCAACGACACCGCCAGGATTTTCCCACCCCGGACGAGACCCAGCCCCCCCAACCCGCCTGCCCTTGGCCCACCGATCCCCAGGGCTTGTTGCGATCGCGGCTACTGCCCCAACTCTGGGAACTCCTACAAACCGCCGCCGCCGCTGCCCACCGTCGAGGTTGGCATTTGTATCTGGTGGGCGGTGGGGTGCGGGATTTGTTACTCTCCCAACTGCTAGCCCCGGAAACCCAGTCCCACAGCCCAAAACCCTTAATCTTGCA
This region of Prochlorothrix hollandica PCC 9006 = CALU 1027 genomic DNA includes:
- a CDS encoding CBS domain-containing protein; this translates as MDIILCHTTADFDTLGAAVGLSRLLPGSRIVLAGGAHPTVRDFLALHRDEYALVERRSVNPQQITGLHVVDTQWRSRLGKTADWLDLPQVEIRVYDHHGGGDRPASSDIAASHRWVEAVGAATTLIVEQLQSQSIALNPIESTVMALGIHVDTGSLTFDHSTARDAAALAWLMAQGATVAMVAEYVNPSFSQPLQALLTQALDRLHSETYHNHSIAWVTLDLPEFLPGLSNLTAQLRELTDSSALLLGVTYPAKGEGRRGVVIGRSAIEGTDLGHLFQTWGGGGHGKAASLTLREPDLPLVLTQLRQGLIAQIPDPLSARELMSSPVRTIRPSTSITEAQRILLRYGHSGLSVVNKAGELVGIISRRDLDLALHHGFGHAPVKGYMTLNPKTITPDTSLPAIEDLMVTYDIGRLPVLQGDDRHPDRHPDRRQLVGIVTRTDVLRQRHRQDFPTPDETQPPQPACPWPTDPQGLLRSRLLPQLWELLQTAAAAAHRRGWHLYLVGGGVRDLLLSQLLAPETQSHSPKPLILQDIDLVVDGFHEALTEAAGVELARELQQVYPQARLDIHGQFQTAALLWHHDPVLGSLWLDIATARTEFYPYPAANPEVEASSIQQDLYRRDFSINALALRLTAPRSGLLLDFFGGLLDLQARQVRVLHANSFIEDPTRIYRAVRFAVRLNFSIEAQTISYIRYALQSGVYDRTQGENPIAPALQTRLRSELQLILGASYWKPALQLLGHLQALGCLHSSLTLTPPLWDQVRRVDHYLRWLHRSSGTDPASPLTPTATASPLYPWLLRLETLLAALAPPWRRSVAAKLQLPAESLDRLGNLATALETLPAQLDHCQRPSQIYSALQPYDVATLVLVAVQSAIPLRRKIWHYLSQWLMVKPPLNGHDLQQLGYRPGPQFKVILDRLLGSELDGELGNGESGPVSETARKDRAIAFVRHHFPHRP